The Capra hircus breed San Clemente chromosome 11, ASM170441v1, whole genome shotgun sequence genomic interval gggctacagtccatggggtcgcaaagaggtggacatgacttcgtgactaaacagcaacaatagtgtgctactttattttttctgtttctcttttcttgctattacgcacattttaaaatacagatatcaTAGAAAGGTCTGTATGTTAAATGATCAGCTGTTCTGAGTAGTAGTGACATTAAGACAGAATTGTGTTGAGAAAAGAGTTTTGTGACTGAGTGGGAGTGAATGTCAACGGAGGAGAGTCTTTGGCACCAGTAGAGGAGGTGAAAAGACCCTAGAGACGGACCTGTGTGGCTGTCTTCATGGATTGGTCTCTTAGCCACAGGCCTCCCATCCTTGTGATAGCGTTCACCCTATTCTGAGAATTTGTGTTAATGAAGTTTTGTTACTCTTATAAAAGAAAGCTAagctctgttgttttttttccccttaattcttTCAGATCCCGGTCTCCAGAATCTCTCCCATGCCGTTTCCTACATCGCAGGTCTCTCCCAGGGCTCGTTTTCCAATCTCCATCACTAGTCCTAACAGAACAGGAGCCAGAACCCTTGCAGACATCAAAGCAAAAGCCCAGCTTGTCAAAGCACAGAGGGCAGCCGCCGCCGCTGCAGCCGCAGCCGCTGCTGCCGCCTCAGTTGGAGGGACCATTCCAGGACCTGGCCCAGGCGGTGGACAGGGTCCAGGGGAGGGGGGTGAAAGGAGAACTGCTAGAGGAGGGGATCCTGACTCAGACAGAGTCAGTGAGCCTGGCAAGGGCCCCGCACTGGAACTGGCAGGAACTGGAAGCAGGGGAGGTCCGAGAGAGCTTTTACCCGCTGGGCCAGACACTCACCCCCAGTCTGAGACCAGGACCGCAGGCCAGCCACAGCCTCATAGTGGCCCTGGAGCACAACTACAGCAAACCCCCTCAGTGCCTCCCGCATCTGCCGTCGGTGGAGCATGTGCCGGTGTCCCCTCACCAGCCCACATTCATGCACTCCCGCCAGCTTTAGGAAAATTAAGTAATGAAAAACTAAATCCCCCCAGGGCAACAGGCACGGTGGCCTCTCTTAGTCAGCCCCAAGCGCCCAGTAACAGTAGGCAGGAGAAAGCACCTCCAGCTCCAGCAGATCCTGCTCTGATCACGGGTGCCTCGCCTGTTCATTTTGCAGCCGCTGGCGCAGTGGAGCCTAAAGCAGGTTCTAGTAAGAATGCCCCAAATCCTCCGGCCTCAGCAGAGATACGTGCTAGCGTTTCAGTGGATACAACTGCCTCCCCTTTAACATCTCTGTTAACAACAGCCACTTTAGAGAAGCTCCCTGTGCCCCAGGTCAGCGTAACCACAGCGCCTACCGCATCAGCTCCATCCTTGAGCACTTTGCCGGCAGCTTCTAGCCTTAAAACTCCGGGAACTTCTTCACATATGAATGGACCCATTTCAAGGCCAAGCTCTAATATCCCTGCTAATAATCCTTTGGTAACTCAGCTGCTGCAGGGCAAAGATGTTCCCATGGAGCAAATTCTGCCTAAACCTCTCACCaaagttgaaatgaaaactgttcCACTCACTacaaaagaggagaagggggtaggaGCACTCGTAGGTACCAGCGTGACAGAGAACAGCACCAGAGAGGAAGTTCACGAGAGACCATCCCATCCAGCTGCACAGCACCTGGGTAAAACTTTGCAAAGTAAGCAGCTCCCCCAGGTTCCAAGACCCCTGCAGCTCTTTTCAGGTAAGGATCTAAGGGACTCTGGCATTGACACACACCAGTACCAAGAAGGACTcagtaaggccacccaagatcagATTCTTCAGACTCTCAGCCAGAGGGTTCGGAGGCAGAACATTCTCTCATTTGTGCAGCCCTCGCAGTTCAACTTTACTCACTCAGGTTTCCCGTTAGAGGACATTTCCACAAGCCAGAGGTTCATGCTGGGTTTTGCTGGCAGAAGGACATCCAAGCCTGCGATGGCAGGTCACTACTTACTTAATATTTCCACCTATGGCCGGGGTTCAGAGAGCTTTAGGAGGACCCATTCTTTGAACCCCGAAGACCGATTTTGTCTGAGTAGCCCCACTGAGGCCTTGAAAATGGGATACACAGACTGTAAGAATGCAGCAGGAGATAGTAGCAGCGGGAAGGAAGATGATACTGACGAGGAAAGTACTGGTGATGAGCAAGAATCTGTCCTGGTGAAGGAGGAGCCACAGGCTTCTCAGAGTTCTGGCAAGTGTGATGCGAGTTCAGGACCCCACAGTAGAGAAACCCTGTCCACCAGTGACTGTTCAGCTAAAAAGAATGTGAAGGCAGAGACACCAGTGCCTGAGCAAACCCCTTTAAGTAAGGAGAATTACCTGTTCACTCGAGGCCAAACCTTTGACGAGAAGACCCTAGCCAGAGATTTTATTCAGGCAGCGCAGAAGCAGATGGCTCATGCAGTGAGAGGTAAGACCATGCGGAGCAGCCCAGAGCTTTTCAATTCtacatctcttcctctgcctgcaGACAGTCCTACCCATCagtctctcctcctcccaccactGCAAACCCCAAAGCTGTACGGGAGCCCCACACAGATCGGGCCAAGCTACAGAGGCATGATCAACGTCTCCACCTCATCGGACATGGACCATaactcctctgtcccagggatgCCCGACTGTAGTCAGGTGTCTAGCAATGTTGGTGATGTCATGTCCTTTTCAGTGACTGTCACAGCCATCCCTGCCAGCCAGGCCATGAATGCAGGCAGCCATGGCCAGACCATTCCTGttcaggcctttcctgaggagagcagcATAGAGGACACGCCTTCCAAGTGTTACTGCCGGTTGAAAGCCATGATCATGTGCAAGGGCTGTGGAGCCTTCTGCCACGACGACTGCATCGGCCCCTCCAaactctgtgtctcctgccttgttgTTCGGTAATGAGATCAGAAGGAGAGCTCTCTGTAAAGGAGACAAGAATGGGGAAGGGTTGACAGATGTGGTTTTTGCGTTCTTTTGGAATCATAGAAATAAACAAGTAGGTTTCAGTTTCAGTTGTCTTAAGAGACAAGTGTTACTTAATCAGGAACACAGAGTACAGATCTTACATTTTAGAGAAAGAGCACCTTGTATAGTAAGTCCAAGTCAAGCAAGACTTTGTGAATTTGTGACAAGTTTGCACTTACAAAATCATGTAAATATGTCACATCTCGTCGTAACGTTTTCCAGGTGTTTAGGTAATGATGTATTACTTTGACTTCAGATTGCGGTTCCCCTTCATGTGACTGAAAAGTGTAATGGCAAAAGGCAGCAATTTCCCTTCTGCCCTTTCCTAAGAGGccagggaaaggaaggagggcAGGAATGGTCTGAGGAAATGGCTGTTCATGTTGATTATGTCTTGACAGTCTGACCGCAGGCTTTACATAGATTCTTCAGCCTTTGCAGAATTTAGATTGAGGGTTTACTCAGTCCCTTTACCTGGGTGGAACCTGCTCCAGTTCTTATTTTTGGTAAGGCATTAATTTCATGGGTAGTGTTTCTGACTCTGAAAGTTCTGCGTTGGTTCTTGGTTTCCACAGGCTAGTCCTGTTGCCAGGCACTCTGCTTGTGGTTTGTGAATccctgccattccctactcccaCTTCTTGCCCTGAAGAGAGTGTGAACTATGAAAGAGTTGCCTCACTAGACCCCTCAGGTCACCATCCCCTGTGCAGGGCAGTGATTCCAGCAATAATCTCTGAAGATTTGGTCATTCATGGGAGCTTACAAACAAGTTTGAAATACTAGTAGAAAATTAACAGAGAAGTGTCAGTGATAGAGTGTTCTGTTGGGTAAGCAGAATTAAGGTGCAGAAATTGTTGAACTGAATTTAAGGAACTTTAGAAGACAATTTTAACACTAGAAACAAAGTAGCCCCTCTCCCTGTCTTCTCTCCAACTTGTTACCTAATGTTCTACAGTCAGCTGTATCTACAGGTAGAAAAACTCATTAAACCATATCTGCCCCATGTTATATCTGTTTTGACCTCCCAGGCATTTGAGGAGCATGGAAGTCATCTTAATTATATTACTTTGAGCATATATGTGTGGCATACACACTGTAAAAGTCAGACGCTTTTTCctattttagaaaacatgtcccctgctttggattACCGCTGTCTACACATTAAAGTTTCTAATGTAAAGGGGCTTTACTGAATGACTAAGGGAACATCTAGAAAGGAAGACAAATCAGCTCcaaatttttgtttgttctttttttttgtttcctttttgttgaaTCCTGTCTCTCGTAACTGAAGGATTGTGAATACATGTGTTTAGGTCATGGttaaagaagatgaaaataaatcTATGATTTACCAGAATTTGGTATTAAAAAGTTGGGGATTGTCAGTGTGCATCGTTTGCATATGGATTTCAAATCTCCTAATTTCATGTGTGTAGAGAACATGTGTTAGTGCCACGTAGCACAATCATCGTCGTGCTTAATATTCAGGATGTGATATATACAAAATGCAGAACAGTTTAAACTCCTTAATTAAGTCACATTCCAAATAGGGGAAAGTAGACGGTAATAATCTTAGCTTTGTCCCCATTGTACTACCCACCTCTCCCTACCTCACCTCAAATTATACATACACTGTTAATACTTTCAAACCCCACAAGAAActatttacttctgttttttgtttgtttctgattttttaatgGTCCAAAGCAAATAGAGGATTAATATCTGTGTTCTATTTCAGCCAAGACAATTTAATGTTCTTCTAACTTCCCTTTTTCTTCCAGCACACACATAGCTAACAGATAAGAAATCTGCAAGGATCCTGGGATAAGGAGCAAGTtctccagccagtaaccagtagAAATCAAAAACCATGGTTCTGTTCTCAAATTGTCAGTGCCCTGGGTAATCCCAAGGAGTGTTTAAAAGACCTGTTGATAGTTAAAACTCTCCATTCCCAGCTTTCTCACTCCCCACTTTAGTGGCAGGGCTGAGGGATGGCCGGCCTGCCTGCCTGCAGTGGTGACTGTTTCAGAACTGACCCTACGGTGAACTTGGAACGATCAATTTggattttcaaaatgattttttttcttcacgcCTTTCCTATCATAGAGTCTCTCCTCCATAGTTCTCTTCATCAAAGGATGGACAGACTAACCAGGAAAGGAGGAAAGGCATCAGGGATTTTCAGGTCCATTTAGAGAGCAAACCATATCGTGCCTATTCATCTTAACCCAGGCCCTTGAAGAGAGGCCCTAAGCAGTACCATTCACCAGATTCTCTTTACAAATAATCCCCAGCTAATAAAATAGTAATCATCAGTTAAGTGCACTGCCTCAATCTTGGCTAAATGAGAAAATAGATCCTGTTAGATTGGTACAGAATTGAAGGCAGTCTGTTTATCAGTTTGTTTCAAAACAGTGGTGTCACGTAGAAGGTCATCTCACAATGCTGACTGAGCTGAAAGGACAAAAATTAGAATCTGGCTCTTTCAAAAACGAAGCAGTAGGAGCAAGAAAACCTTTAAATTACTAGAGTATCATATCCCAGTACCTTTCAAGCAGTTTTTAATCTTAGGTTTTcagttactttcagttcagtctggAATGTGTCTAATAAGTGCTCAGCTTGTTTTTATGGTATTAAGTTGCACTGTTTCCAGTGACTAGTCAGGCATGCTGCCTGATGCTGATGCCTCCAGGGTGTCTTTGCCTTCAGATAACCTTCCACTGTGGGCGGGTCACCTTGGGGAGATGGCATTAATGATGTATCTATCATCTCAGTCTCACTGATGAATATTCTAAGTTGTCTAGTAGAGAAGGCTCCCtgagtctttaaattttttattaaaattcttccTCCTATTAAAAAGCCGAATAACCTGAAGTTGTTTGCCCTACATAATAACTCATGTTGAAGATACTGAAGCTGTCTGTAGTACCCAgtgtaacattttttaaaaattagacctGGCAGATGGGGAATTTTTCTTGCGGCAGGGAGGGATACTTATATGGGCTGGGAAGGCACACAGTGTACATAtcacaaatttaaataaatagaagatCGTATTGCCTTCCAGGTGAAGGCGTAAACTCATTCATAATCGGATAGCTTACCATCCTGATTTCTTACTGCCTTTCTTCACCTTAAAGTCCTGAAGGCCTCTTGggtgaaattatttgttaaaatgaGGGGGTCTTCTCTGGTTATGACATCACTGTTTAGAGCTCTGTCAGTAAGCAGTACTAGGGTTTTCTCTGCGACCTAGGGATTTCAATTCACAGCAAGGAGAGAAGTCTCCCCATTTCATTACAACAATatgctaagtaaaaaaaaaaaaaaaaaaaacttggccaAGGGTAGCTTTCAGCTCAATTCATAGAATAGTCCAAAGAGACTCTGAGAAATATGGTAATAAGCAGGGATCTTTCCTACCGTGTTTCAATACCTACATAACCTATTGAAAGAGAGCAATAGGTAAAACAGTTCCTAAAGTTGAAGTAAGAGCTTCATAGATTCTtggttactttattttttttaatgctttacatTTGATACAACTATTAaagatcaattttaaaaaatagctttccagtaatatattttaagtaatatatattttaatatctatgTAAAAAGTGACAGTGGAAGACTTTGAATTTCTCATATAAGGTATGTTTAATGTAGGACCTCACTGTTAAGGCacaaattatttcaaagaaagtTACTCAAAGACACTCAgattatttccaaaaaaaaaaaaaaaatgcaataaggGGAagttttggagtttattttttattttaaaagaatattgacTTATTTACCacaagctattttttttccttctggcttaaaGGTTTGTAGAGACTGGTTTGGTAAATGCTAAACTTTTGtgtcttttgcctttttaaaggAATTGTTAACATTGGAATTGAGGGTATGTACAGAGAAGTTGGTGTCAACaccatttaaaaacatattttttcacaagtatagaaaaatcattttacataagaattttaagtatttgcaataaatatatgtatatagattgtatgtattcatatattcttatttttcattttattattaagtaaaagataattaaagtgaaaatgaacaACCGTGGAGTTTTTGATGCATCTTGAGGTCTGACATACATGTGAAAGTGGTGTGGGTGAGGGCCCTCAGTTGTTGCCTTATACTACTATTGGAAGATTACCAACAGATTGCACAGAAGATAGTAAAATGAGAAATTTGTGATAAATCAGGGTAGTGTATTTCTTTCAGAACTCTAGTTAAAAACATTACGTTCTCCcaatctgtctgtctctgtgctttcacctttaaatttgttttctctcctaACCACCTCCTGCTGGGAAAgtgcatttttttaatgtagtctgCTTCTAAGACAAAGAATGATAAGGAAATACCTGTAAGGGGGGaagtaggtttttcttttttcacagagGTTAATTCATTAACCTCTGCCACCACCTTCAGGCCATAGGGTTTACATGAAGAAATAATCTCGTGAAGATAATAGAAAtcattctgttttccttctttgagAAGTGAATTTCATAGCCGgttttatgttttttccaattGATCTGGAGATAGAAGTGCTAAGAAAACTTGAATGTTGCTCTTCCTAATGCCAAGAAATATGTTTATGGAAATGAGGACCGAGCCAAATGTTAGAGGAGAGGTTAACCACATACCTAGAGGTAACCTGGAGTCCTGCTCTCCAGAAGTCATTTTGAGATTGTAAATATTTAGTTCTAGGATATGACTGAGGAGCAGAAGGATACCTAGTCAGTCGTTGGAAATAAAGATATATAGCCcgttctttaaaaatgaataatatataGCTTTATTGGTGACCTGAAAGGAAGTAAGGTCAGAGTTTGAATAATATATCTTAATGACCTATGAAACACTTAATTGTAGTTTACTAGTTCTCCCCATAATTGCTGTGGTGAAAAATTGCAATTTTTGGAAATTAGAATACATAAATACTTAAAGGAGTATGCCACTTTGGGTATActtatcttcctgaccagggataaagCGCATGCTCCCTGCATTCtgggtgcagagtcttaaccagtggaccaacagggaagtcccaagaatgtTTTCCTAAtagccttattttttaaaaattgaaaactcaTACATAGGGTTGCCCAAACATGTTGAAAATAGACGCCTAAGAGAACAGCACTAAATCTTTGCTGGAAAAACActatttctaaaggaaaaaaatcctcagGGAACATGTGCCTCATAATTCCCATATTTGGTAgataagaatgaaagtgaaatattTCAAAGTGTGTGAACCAATTCATGATAACCATTTATAAAAATGTGCcatgcccccccccccaatttcTAATGCATACTTAGTGTTATTCCTACCTACCTCACGGGAAGTAAAATTCATGTTCAGGTAGTGACATAGGACCTCAAGGACTGGAGTTGATTGAGAAAGCAATACACCAGAACACAGCTTCAAATTGGATCCCCAGCTTTCCTTTATTTACATCACAGAGTCTTAGAAACCTGTGTTCATTGCTTTTTAACACTAGTTGACCAAGAGTGGTCTCCACAAATCAGATTCCACAGTGTTTTCTAGTTGTTTCTGTACATAAATCATGATGTTCGAATATCTTTTGAACACCTATGTGTGAAGCACTGTGCTAAATAAGCAAAGGCAAAAGCAGTCATGTAAACGGCTTTCCTAAAGGAGTGACCATATAGCATGTGTCTAGTTCAGAGCTCAAGGAGTAGTATATGCTACTTCCCAAGATACATTGGTAATTTAAtaagagtaaatgaaaaaaaaatgaactatgaAATAGAGGTCGTTGAGGCACTGAGCAAAGCACAGTGgcaaaacaggaagaaagaaaaggggcaTTGCCCCTGCATGAAAATTGAGTGTGGAAGTGAGCCAGGTTGATAAAATTTGTCACCTTTTGACCACTATCATTTGAAGATCTAGAGATTAATAGAAATTTCAAGAAATCTCTTGGTAAGACCAAGGTTAAGAAAGTCATTCTGTTCAGTATGTCAGTAAAGATACTTCATCTCATTTTCAGCTAACACTTTTTTAACAGTTTGGTGAATAAAGCAGCTTTCCTGTCAAACTCAAAATaagctaaaggaaataaaagagctTGATTTCCATCTTGTAAACAGGTGAGAAGGAGGTGTAttcatttaaaacttaaaaagatattttcatcCCCTTTCCCCTCCATTATGGATAAAATTAATGTTCTTTTCATTCTAATATTGTAGAGTTGACTTTTTCCACAGAACTTGAATTAAAAGAGGCTTCAGCAGGACACTTGCCCTTATAAAGTGGCCTAAATCCTAATTCTTTATGACTTTCCAgtagaaagattttaaaaggataaatttattttctcagtgcTTATTTTTGAACTTTCTTTACCTGGATTATGGGTTTGCAGCTTGAATTTCTGTATTCCAAAATATCCATGTTCACCTTTCAGTAAAAAAGGTATTAAGTGTATTCCACCATGTAATCCAGTCTCAATTCTGTCCAGGAAGCAAGAGGGTGGATACCCTATGTTTTCCTTATACGTAATGACCTTAAACAGAAGACTAGGTTCCTTTTATAAGGACTGTATAAGCTAAGGAATCTCTGTACCACTGTGTATCTCTCAGTCTTAATCTAAAAAGGGCATGCCTACAAACATTTGCTTGTCACAGATTAAACTTGGAAGAGAGAGCTGATCAGCTGTTGAGGTGGGCTGTGACTAGATAACCGGCACTCATGAAGAATAACTGCAAAGTCAGCTTTTCTGGTTCTTCAAGCTCAAAAAAAACTGAAGGGAAAATCCTGATTTTCATCTTGGCTGCAAAGCTTAGTGAGTGcctagggaaaaagaaagaaatccaagatTGGATTTAAGATagattaaaactgaaaattatttttatccttttactgaaactttttttttaaggttttggaTTCCTATAATATAATGAATTGCCATGAGTGGAACATGGAATTTGATGTGAGGCATTTTGTGGGCTAAGTGATGGTTTTCTATTGGACTATATTATCTAGGGACAGCTTTTGCCACTGCTCAGCATTTAAGGTTGTGCACCTGTGGCTAAGTGATGCAGACATTGGCTCAGACAAATTCTAAACCAACTAGAGCACTTGGATcctctttgtaaatatttaatattcagaTTAGCCCAATAAGAAAGCAATGCACTAAATGCTATTAAAATACCTGGAGATACTTTAGAACTATTATTATATGCACAGTCTATGTCCTTCCTATGGAAAGTGTGGTATGTAAAATCTTATATTTCTTGggtcaattctttaaaaaaaaaaaaaaaacagtgtctaATGTTTTCAGAGCTTAGAAACACTAGAGTTGGACTTGAACTCCATGTCAgccattgttttcattttaggtTTTCAGGCGTAGTGGTTTGAAAGGAACCCAGCTGAATCCACATGTAACCATTTTGAACAAGCTTTAAATTAATGAAACTTACAGAGTCTCAAAACTGGTTTCCTGTTCCTTGTATACAGAGACAGAATCTGCACTGAAAAGGACCTGACAGTTTTACTCTGATAATAATATTGAAGAGCAAGTTTGTTATTAGAAAGTTTGTTATGAAATTTTTAGAACCCATGAAAGATCTAGAGTACATGATAAATGAAACtctagaaattaaaaacttttaaccATAAGTGCTAtgacctattttttttaaacccatatTAATTCTGTGATTCATTACATCATACCCTAAGACTTTCACCAGCACCAAGAGAAATCAGAATGGAAGAAATGACCTTAGTTGgtcttactttaaaatttttgtacacATAGGCCTTAGCACTTTGACAGATAAAGCTCTGCCTTTTAGCTCCTTCTCACTCTTGTCTTTATTCTTCCTACTTTTAGACTGTTCCTCTTATTGGTCGTATAAAACTACCTTCAGGATTGAATGTATAATAATGTTTCTGCACATGGACAAACTGCATTTTATCTTAATGACTCATTTTGTGTTGAATAAAGGCATACCGTTTTACTCTGGTGACTGtgccttttcttttccaaagaaacCAGACACCATATTGAGTGACTCAGCTGCTTATTTCCCCTTCCCCTGTACCTGATTAAACAGTTGTTCCTGGGTCCTGGCTAAATTTGGGTGCTACAGAGAGTGCCAGGCAGAGAACTCAACATGAGCCATAAAGAGTTAATGTATTTCAAAACTTAAAAGGAAACCCATACTACAAAGAGACAGTGGTATTGGCATAATGACAGAAATGGAAGCAAAcggaatagagagcccagaaatgagcCTTCAAATACATGGTCAAGTAACTGTTTATAACGGTGCCAAGACAAGTCAATGAGAAAAGGGCAGTCTTTCAGTAAATGTTGGGAAATTTTGATATCCGTGTGCAAGAAAGTAAAATCGGACCCTTCCTATCATACATAAAAACTAACTCAAATGGATGAAAGACTTAAACATAGCTAAAagtcttttaaagaaaacaagaaaaatcatatttggatttgacaatgatttcttggatatgatgcCAAAAGCACAGGTGAAAAAAGATAAATTgggtttcattaaaaattaaaaacttgtgaATCAAAGGGTATAATCAACAGTGAGAAGacagcccacagaatgggagaaaatatttacaaatcatattaAATCAATATTTAGAGTATATAAGAAATTCCAAAACATTACCAATTTAAAAAGTGCTTGAATAAAGGACTCAAGTAAAGgacttgtatcagttcagttcagtcgctcagtcgtgtccgactctttgcaaccccatggatcacagcacgccaggcctccctgtccacaactcccg includes:
- the ASXL2 gene encoding putative Polycomb group protein ASXL2 isoform X1 is translated as MREKGRRKKGRTWAEAAKTVLEKYPNTPMSHKEILQVIQREGLKEIRSGTSPLACLNAMLHTNSRGEEGIFYKVPGRMGVYTLKKDVPDGVKELSEGSEESSDGQSDSQSSENSSSSSDGGSNKEGKKSRWKRKVSSRLSQPSSPHSGCPSPTIPAGKVISSSQKHSKKALKQALKQQQQKKQQQQQCRPSMSISSNQHLSLKTVKASSDPVPAKPAIWEGKQSDGQSSSPQNSNSSFSSSSVKVENHLLGLGKKSFQRSDRLHTRQMKRTKCAEIDVETPDSILVNTNLRALINKHTFSVLPGDCQQRLLLLLPEVDRQVGPDGLMKLNGSALNNEFFTSAAQGWKERLSEGEFTPEMQVRIRQEIEKEKKVEPWKEQFFESYYGQSSGLSLEDSKKLTASPNDPKVKKTPAEQPKSTLPSEASPVSIVPVIPQLESKEEVLQMPSPVRKEEHESQDKTQPHSTEPLLSPATNTNELSSIPPIKCPKDEALVEQKPVASAEQESEKENHLTTPSNYNKNESQEALVTSLSKPKSPGVETTVMKPTIEAGPQETTMKEPPSTLADHSPESLKRKSSLTQEEAPTSWEKRPRVTEHRQHQQPFQVSPQPFLSRGDRFQVRRVPPLKIPVSRISPMPFPTSQVSPRARFPISITSPNRTGARTLADIKAKAQLVKAQRAAAAAAAAAAAAASVGGTIPGPGPGGGQGPGEGGERRTARGGDPDSDRVSEPGKGPALELAGTGSRGGPRELLPAGPDTHPQSETRTAGQPQPHSGPGAQLQQTPSVPPASAVGGACAGVPSPAHIHALPPALGKLSNEKLNPPRATGTVASLSQPQAPSNSRQEKAPPAPADPALITGASPVHFAAAGAVEPKAGSSKNAPNPPASAEIRASVSVDTTASPLTSLLTTATLEKLPVPQVSVTTAPTASAPSLSTLPAASSLKTPGTSSHMNGPISRPSSNIPANNPLVTQLLQGKDVPMEQILPKPLTKVEMKTVPLTTKEEKGVGALVGTSVTENSTREEVHERPSHPAAQHLGKTLQSKQLPQVPRPLQLFSGKDLRDSGIDTHQYQEGLSKATQDQILQTLSQRVRRQNILSFVQPSQFNFTHSGFPLEDISTSQRFMLGFAGRRTSKPAMAGHYLLNISTYGRGSESFRRTHSLNPEDRFCLSSPTEALKMGYTDCKNAAGDSSSGKEDDTDEESTGDEQESVLVKEEPQASQSSGKCDASSGPHSRETLSTSDCSAKKNVKAETPVPEQTPLSKENYLFTRGQTFDEKTLARDFIQAAQKQMAHAVRGKTMRSSPELFNSTSLPLPADSPTHQSLLLPPLQTPKLYGSPTQIGPSYRGMINVSTSSDMDHNSSVPGMPDCSQVSSNVGDVMSFSVTVTAIPASQAMNAGSHGQTIPVQAFPEESSIEDTPSKCYCRLKAMIMCKGCGAFCHDDCIGPSKLCVSCLVVR
- the ASXL2 gene encoding putative Polycomb group protein ASXL2 isoform X2, producing MREKGRRKKGRTWAEAAKTVLEKYPNTPMSHKEILQVIQREGLKEISGTSPLACLNAMLHTNSRGEEGIFYKVPGRMGVYTLKKDVPDGVKELSEGSEESSDGQSDSQSSENSSSSSDGGSNKEGKKSRWKRKVSSRLSQPSSPHSGCPSPTIPAGKVISSSQKHSKKALKQALKQQQQKKQQQQQCRPSMSISSNQHLSLKTVKASSDPVPAKPAIWEGKQSDGQSSSPQNSNSSFSSSSVKVENHLLGLGKKSFQRSDRLHTRQMKRTKCAEIDVETPDSILVNTNLRALINKHTFSVLPGDCQQRLLLLLPEVDRQVGPDGLMKLNGSALNNEFFTSAAQGWKERLSEGEFTPEMQVRIRQEIEKEKKVEPWKEQFFESYYGQSSGLSLEDSKKLTASPNDPKVKKTPAEQPKSTLPSEASPVSIVPVIPQLESKEEVLQMPSPVRKEEHESQDKTQPHSTEPLLSPATNTNELSSIPPIKCPKDEALVEQKPVASAEQESEKENHLTTPSNYNKNESQEALVTSLSKPKSPGVETTVMKPTIEAGPQETTMKEPPSTLADHSPESLKRKSSLTQEEAPTSWEKRPRVTEHRQHQQPFQVSPQPFLSRGDRFQVRRVPPLKIPVSRISPMPFPTSQVSPRARFPISITSPNRTGARTLADIKAKAQLVKAQRAAAAAAAAAAAAASVGGTIPGPGPGGGQGPGEGGERRTARGGDPDSDRVSEPGKGPALELAGTGSRGGPRELLPAGPDTHPQSETRTAGQPQPHSGPGAQLQQTPSVPPASAVGGACAGVPSPAHIHALPPALGKLSNEKLNPPRATGTVASLSQPQAPSNSRQEKAPPAPADPALITGASPVHFAAAGAVEPKAGSSKNAPNPPASAEIRASVSVDTTASPLTSLLTTATLEKLPVPQVSVTTAPTASAPSLSTLPAASSLKTPGTSSHMNGPISRPSSNIPANNPLVTQLLQGKDVPMEQILPKPLTKVEMKTVPLTTKEEKGVGALVGTSVTENSTREEVHERPSHPAAQHLGKTLQSKQLPQVPRPLQLFSGKDLRDSGIDTHQYQEGLSKATQDQILQTLSQRVRRQNILSFVQPSQFNFTHSGFPLEDISTSQRFMLGFAGRRTSKPAMAGHYLLNISTYGRGSESFRRTHSLNPEDRFCLSSPTEALKMGYTDCKNAAGDSSSGKEDDTDEESTGDEQESVLVKEEPQASQSSGKCDASSGPHSRETLSTSDCSAKKNVKAETPVPEQTPLSKENYLFTRGQTFDEKTLARDFIQAAQKQMAHAVRGKTMRSSPELFNSTSLPLPADSPTHQSLLLPPLQTPKLYGSPTQIGPSYRGMINVSTSSDMDHNSSVPGMPDCSQVSSNVGDVMSFSVTVTAIPASQAMNAGSHGQTIPVQAFPEESSIEDTPSKCYCRLKAMIMCKGCGAFCHDDCIGPSKLCVSCLVVR